AAATGTGTAGAGGAATAATGGCAAATGAGTGTGATAATTAAGATCTATTGCGTTGAAACAGAAATATCCCAATGCAATTCCTACAAAAGTAATTCCTGCAATAATCCCTTCGTAAGTATTGAAATTCAGTATGTTAAATAGTATTACTATTAAAAGCAGAAAACCAATGTACACAGGAATTGAAAAAATATTGCTTTCTTTTGAAAGTAATCTAAACATTTTTTATAAATTTGTACAAAGTTAATTTAAAAAAGGAAAATAATGACGTCTTTCTTTCTATTCTTAAGTGATGCATTCAAATGGGCATTTGGTTTCTACGATATTTTCGGAAACGTTTTAAACTGGATTTTGTTCGCAGTATGTTGCGTACTATTCACGTATTGGTGCTACGTTTTGGTGGTAACTCTTGGTGGAGACAAAGACAAAGAATATTATTCTCCTACAGAAGGTAAGAATCCTTACTACGATCCTGCGATCTATAAAAAAGAAGGTTAATTAATTGGTTATATAGAAAAAGACCGGTCAAAATTTTTGATCGGTCTTTTTTATTTTTTTAGTTGAAACTATTCATGAATTGGAAGAACCAGTACTGGAATTTTCGAGCTTTTCGTCAATCCTTTGGTTAAACTTCCTACAAACACATCGTAAATGCCGCTTCTTCCGTGAGAACCCATTACAATGTAACTCGCATTTTTAAGATCAGAATATTCCAGAATAATATCTTTTGCGATACCTTGTTTCAGAATATGTTCGCAATCTACATCCTGAGCGAGAATTCTTTGGTTAATTTTATTTAAAAGAACCAATTCTTCTCTGATTTCATTTTCTTCCACTTCCGGAAAATATTGGTATCCCATATCTCCGATTGCAAAACCAATATCTGTTGGCGCAACATGAATAAGGCAAATCTTTCCGTTTACTTCTTTGGCAAATTTTACGGCGCCATCAACAAGCTGATCTGTTTTCTCTCCAAAATCTACAGGTAAAATAATATTAATCATAAGTTCGAATTTGTAATTTAAGTCTTCTTAAAGATATGAAAAAAACAGACCAATCTCAAATGATATTGTTACATAATTCTTATATCCAAGATTTTTTCGTCTTCGAGATAAGCTTCCAAAACGTCATTTTCAGATACTTTTCCTACACCTTCCGGAGTTCCTGTGAAGATCAGATCA
Above is a genomic segment from Chryseobacterium mulctrae containing:
- a CDS encoding DUF6341 family protein — translated: MTSFFLFLSDAFKWAFGFYDIFGNVLNWILFAVCCVLFTYWCYVLVVTLGGDKDKEYYSPTEGKNPYYDPAIYKKEG
- a CDS encoding universal stress protein; amino-acid sequence: MINIILPVDFGEKTDQLVDGAVKFAKEVNGKICLIHVAPTDIGFAIGDMGYQYFPEVEENEIREELVLLNKINQRILAQDVDCEHILKQGIAKDIILEYSDLKNASYIVMGSHGRSGIYDVFVGSLTKGLTKSSKIPVLVLPIHE